One window of the Aptenodytes patagonicus chromosome 17, bAptPat1.pri.cur, whole genome shotgun sequence genome contains the following:
- the SKA2 gene encoding spindle and kinetochore-associated protein 2 isoform X2, with protein METAVTRLETMFQKAESDLDYIQHRLEFEIMKSLPDNPAAEENPFALLEELSVLKSRYKTLCMQLEKIFVEQRESMKGIRAALENTMKMVQALQQHADLERLPLSEEQTAAQQLTCQTVKEMELLVEQPFCSGSTVPGSAEEQH; from the exons ttCCAGAAGGCAGAATCTGATCTGGATTATATTCAACACAGACTGGagtttgaaataatgaaaagtcTTCCTGATAATCCAGCAGCAGAG GAAAATCCATTTGCTCTCTTGGAAGAACTCTCAGTGCTGAAATCTCGTTATAAAACATTATGTATGCAGCTGGAAAAAATTTTCGTAGAGCAGAGAGAATCCATGAAGGGCATCCGTGCTGCTCTAGAGAACACAATGAAGATGGTTCAGGCATTACAGCAACATGCTGATCTTGAG CGCTTACCTCTGTCAGAAGAACAGACTGCAGCACAACAGTTAACCTGCCAAACTGTTAAAGAAATGGAATTGCTAGTGGAACAG CCATTTTGTTCAGGATCTACAGTCCCTGGCTCAGCTGAAG AGCAGCATTGA
- the SKA2 gene encoding spindle and kinetochore-associated protein 2 isoform X1, whose amino-acid sequence METAVTRLETMFQKAESDLDYIQHRLEFEIMKSLPDNPAAEENPFALLEELSVLKSRYKTLCMQLEKIFVEQRESMKGIRAALENTMKMVQALQQHADLERLPLSEEQTAAQQLTCQTVKEMELLVEQDASLSVPLLPRHFVQDLQSLAQLKSSIECFRR is encoded by the exons ttCCAGAAGGCAGAATCTGATCTGGATTATATTCAACACAGACTGGagtttgaaataatgaaaagtcTTCCTGATAATCCAGCAGCAGAG GAAAATCCATTTGCTCTCTTGGAAGAACTCTCAGTGCTGAAATCTCGTTATAAAACATTATGTATGCAGCTGGAAAAAATTTTCGTAGAGCAGAGAGAATCCATGAAGGGCATCCGTGCTGCTCTAGAGAACACAATGAAGATGGTTCAGGCATTACAGCAACATGCTGATCTTGAG CGCTTACCTCTGTCAGAAGAACAGACTGCAGCACAACAGTTAACCTGCCAAACTGTTAAAGAAATGGAATTGCTAGTGGAACAG GATGCCTCGCTTTCTGTCCCTTTATTGCCACG CCATTTTGTTCAGGATCTACAGTCCCTGGCTCAGCTGAAG AGCAGCATTGAGTGTTTTCGCAGATGA
- the SKA2 gene encoding spindle and kinetochore-associated protein 2 isoform X3: METAVTRLETMFQKAESDLDYIQHRLEFEIMKSLPDNPAAEENPFALLEELSVLKSRYKTLCMQLEKIFVEQRESMKGIRAALENTMKMVQALQQHADLEPFCSGSTVPGSAEEQH; encoded by the exons ttCCAGAAGGCAGAATCTGATCTGGATTATATTCAACACAGACTGGagtttgaaataatgaaaagtcTTCCTGATAATCCAGCAGCAGAG GAAAATCCATTTGCTCTCTTGGAAGAACTCTCAGTGCTGAAATCTCGTTATAAAACATTATGTATGCAGCTGGAAAAAATTTTCGTAGAGCAGAGAGAATCCATGAAGGGCATCCGTGCTGCTCTAGAGAACACAATGAAGATGGTTCAGGCATTACAGCAACATGCTGATCTTGAG CCATTTTGTTCAGGATCTACAGTCCCTGGCTCAGCTGAAG AGCAGCATTGA